The genomic window GTAAGGGAAAGACCCGCTTTATTTATGTGACCATCAGCACGGGGATCGGCGGCGGAATAGTATTTGATGGTCAGCTCTATCGCGGAGTTGACGGCGCCCATCCCGAAGTAGGTCATTTTGTGGTTGAGGCGTCAGGGCCAGAATGCTACTGCGGCGCCCACGGCTGCTGGGAGTGGATGGCAGCAGGTCCCGCAATGGTGTCGTGGATGAAAGCGAATGCACCTAAAGGCGCCCGGCTGCCGGAAGGCCTGAGCGCGAAGATGATCTGCGAAATGGCGGAGCAGAACGATCCTCTGGCCAAGAAGGCGGTTGAGCGAGAAGGCTATTACATCGGAGTTGGGCTTGCTAACCTGGTGATGTCATTTTGCCCCGATCGTATTGCCCTTGGCGGGGGCCTTATGGGCAGCTCCCATCTTTTTATGGACCGCATCCACGAGGTGGTGCGGACCAATTGCACGTTGGTTCCTGCTTATAAGACTGAGATCGTGCTTGCCTCCATGGGCCCAGATACCGGGGTG from Terriglobales bacterium includes these protein-coding regions:
- a CDS encoding ROK family protein, giving the protein MIGAIDVGGTKIAVAMVAENGRIVHKMESPTAAERGFADGLARMRQMLQECSRAADAPITGIGIGSSGPVDPWTGIYGRVDTLPTWEGSDIMKPLESQFGVRVAVENDADAAALAESAWGAGKGKTRFIYVTISTGIGGGIVFDGQLYRGVDGAHPEVGHFVVEASGPECYCGAHGCWEWMAAGPAMVSWMKANAPKGARLPEGLSAKMICEMAEQNDPLAKKAVEREGYYIGVGLANLVMSFCPDRIALGGGLMGSSHLFMDRIHEVVRTNCTLVPAYKTEIVLASMGPDTGVVGAASAWYNRYGERKE